A DNA window from Ensifer sp. WSM1721 contains the following coding sequences:
- a CDS encoding ABC transporter permease — MSTIDNVSLARGRARLSGSRAFGAALLLLLGAFALIGPVIVPTDPAAQDFGASLAPIGGDYALGADHYGRSLLARLAHGARLSFGLAFLTMLAAAVPGVLLGLAAAWRGGGTERLLELLATVVLALPGLMLVLLLLAFSPGNYGPLFLGLSLTLWVEFYRVTRATTKTVLAQPHIEAARMLGFGSGYILRNYVVPVIAPMIATLTAFAMATAIIAVSTLSAISVGLQPPTPELGSIIVELLPYYAEAPLHVLLPALLIFLLVLGLQLVADGDRA; from the coding sequence ATGAGCACGATCGACAATGTCTCTCTCGCTCGAGGGCGCGCCCGGCTTTCCGGCAGCCGCGCCTTCGGGGCAGCTCTTCTGCTGTTGCTCGGCGCCTTTGCGCTCATCGGACCCGTGATCGTTCCGACCGATCCGGCGGCACAGGATTTCGGCGCGAGCCTCGCGCCCATCGGGGGTGATTATGCGTTGGGAGCCGACCACTATGGCCGCAGCCTTCTTGCCCGACTTGCCCATGGCGCGCGGCTTTCCTTCGGGCTCGCCTTCCTCACCATGCTTGCCGCCGCCGTTCCAGGCGTTCTGCTCGGTCTTGCCGCCGCCTGGAGAGGCGGAGGGACGGAGCGGCTCCTCGAATTGCTGGCGACAGTCGTTCTGGCGCTTCCCGGCTTGATGCTCGTGCTGCTGCTGCTCGCATTCTCGCCAGGCAACTATGGTCCGCTCTTCCTGGGTCTATCGCTGACCCTCTGGGTGGAATTCTACCGGGTGACCCGGGCGACGACGAAGACCGTGCTTGCCCAGCCGCACATCGAAGCCGCAAGAATGCTCGGCTTCGGGTCGGGGTACATTCTGCGCAATTATGTGGTGCCCGTGATCGCTCCGATGATTGCGACACTTACCGCCTTCGCCATGGCAACGGCCATCATCGCCGTTTCGACGCTCAGCGCCATCAGCGTCGGGCTGCAACCTCCGACGCCCGAACTCGGCAGCATTATTGTCGAGCTTTTGCCCTACTATGCCGAGGCGCCATTGCATGTGCTTCTGCCCGCCCTGCTGATCTTCCTTCTCGTGCTCGGCCTTCAACTCGTCGCAGACGGAGACCGCGCATGA
- a CDS encoding ABC transporter permease, with protein sequence MRNFLVARLMQAGIVAMVVGALCFLLMRVLPGDAAMRIAAGRYGPDARIAEAADKVRLELGLDRPVLLQFLEWLGGLLRLDLGHSLVTGAPVVDELQVQLGASVWLAASALLISLLIGPVIGIFSGLKPGGIADRTGLVGAVVFRAIPPFVLGLMLMLILSKQLGWLPPAGFGSPREILLPALTLALGLAAMSSRVTRNAVAAVAKTPYFAFARHKGLPEAIVVRRHGIRNAAIPVVSYLGLQAIYLVEGVVVVESLFAYPGIGHALVHAIVERDIPMVQGTALVMGLMFVAIAALVDAISLWLDPRFGRAA encoded by the coding sequence ATGAGAAACTTTCTCGTCGCCCGCCTGATGCAGGCGGGGATAGTCGCCATGGTTGTCGGCGCCCTCTGTTTCCTGCTCATGCGGGTTCTGCCGGGGGATGCCGCCATGCGAATTGCCGCTGGTCGATACGGGCCGGACGCGCGCATCGCCGAAGCGGCGGATAAGGTCAGGCTGGAGCTCGGGCTCGATCGACCGGTGTTATTGCAGTTCCTCGAGTGGCTCGGCGGTCTGTTGCGCCTCGATCTCGGTCATTCGCTGGTCACGGGAGCACCTGTTGTCGATGAGTTGCAGGTTCAACTGGGGGCTTCCGTGTGGCTCGCCGCCTCGGCACTTCTCATCTCGCTGCTAATCGGCCCGGTGATCGGCATCTTCTCCGGTCTGAAGCCGGGTGGCATCGCCGACCGAACCGGTCTCGTTGGGGCGGTGGTGTTCCGCGCCATTCCCCCCTTCGTGCTCGGGCTCATGCTCATGCTCATCCTTTCAAAGCAGCTCGGATGGCTGCCGCCGGCGGGGTTCGGCTCGCCGCGCGAGATCCTGCTGCCGGCTCTGACGCTGGCATTGGGGCTTGCAGCGATGTCGAGCCGGGTGACGCGCAATGCGGTCGCTGCGGTCGCGAAGACGCCCTATTTTGCCTTCGCCCGGCACAAGGGCCTGCCTGAGGCGATCGTCGTGCGCCGACACGGGATCCGCAACGCTGCTATTCCGGTCGTGTCCTATCTCGGCCTTCAGGCCATCTATCTGGTCGAAGGCGTCGTGGTCGTGGAGTCCCTCTTTGCCTATCCGGGTATCGGCCACGCTTTGGTGCATGCGATCGTCGAGCGGGATATCCCCATGGTGCAGGGAACGGCGCTCGTCATGGGCCTCATGTTCGTTGCAATAGCAGCCCTCGTCGATGCGATTTCCCTCTGGCTCGACCCTCGTTTCGGGAGGGCTGCATGA